In Arthrobacter ramosus, one DNA window encodes the following:
- a CDS encoding 2'-5' RNA ligase family protein: protein MCAAGKLSVQVGSLSRGAGRATDARLDTGAHQSGSACGDSLCVGVILGFPQEVAQELQKWRASFGDPMADVIPAHITLVTTTPAQDWEATLEHVRDIARRQTPFKITISGTGSFRPVSPVVFLKVEDGFEECVGLHEQLQTGPLERDLPFPYHPHVTVAHDVAPESLDEAETVLKNYSATFPVVSMGLYEHDDNGIWQLREELDFGGDADQSRKSTAQRPAAGGEATTAD, encoded by the coding sequence ATGTGCGCAGCTGGCAAGCTCAGCGTCCAGGTCGGCTCCCTTTCAAGGGGAGCCGGCCGGGCCACTGATGCCCGCCTGGACACGGGCGCACACCAGTCTGGCAGCGCGTGCGGGGACAGCCTCTGCGTGGGGGTCATCCTGGGTTTCCCTCAGGAAGTCGCCCAGGAACTCCAGAAATGGCGCGCTTCCTTCGGTGATCCCATGGCGGACGTGATCCCGGCCCACATCACCCTCGTGACCACCACGCCTGCCCAGGACTGGGAAGCCACCCTCGAGCATGTTCGCGACATCGCCCGTCGACAGACACCGTTCAAGATCACGATTTCCGGCACGGGCTCCTTCCGGCCGGTATCCCCGGTGGTGTTCCTGAAGGTCGAAGACGGTTTCGAGGAGTGTGTGGGCCTGCACGAACAACTGCAGACCGGCCCCCTGGAACGCGATCTTCCTTTCCCCTACCACCCGCACGTGACGGTAGCCCACGACGTCGCTCCCGAAAGCTTGGACGAGGCCGAAACGGTGCTCAAGAACTACAGCGCCACCTTCCCTGTGGTTAGCATGGGACTTTACGAGCACGACGACAACGGCATTTGGCAGCTACGGGAAGAGCTCGACTTTGGCGGCGACGCAGACCAATCACGGAAAAGCACAGCACAACGACCGGCAGCAGGCGGAGAGGCCACCACTGCCGACTGA
- a CDS encoding YihY/virulence factor BrkB family protein — MAATQTNHGKAQHNDRQQAERPPLPTEGAQLKLQLIHRQVEWGKARRSGNRGATIPAFINLALARLSNFRPMRAFNLYNLRHGPLLSAGIGFTMFFSITGLLATGFAVTGLVLNGQPQLVDSIVSSVATAAPGLLKTSGGNGLVDPHDLLNPTGLGWTAAIAAVVTVFTALGWIAGIREGLRGVSGLEPVQENPLLMKARDAGTLLLLGAALVVSAGVSLVFGTAAGWIIERLGLSDAVAGPVTWLVRTAVPLVLNWATAVIMFRFAGRLKLRRQAFLEGTVLAGIGTTILQIFSTELLANAGRNPILASFAIIIGLLVWFNLVSQVYLISAAWAAIREADTGAHEHPKPALGSRHPSPHSFPAKAFPEKAK, encoded by the coding sequence TTGGCGGCGACGCAGACCAATCACGGAAAAGCACAGCACAACGACCGGCAGCAGGCGGAGAGGCCACCACTGCCGACTGAAGGGGCGCAGCTGAAGCTGCAGCTCATTCACCGTCAGGTCGAATGGGGCAAAGCCCGGCGCTCAGGCAATAGAGGCGCCACAATACCGGCGTTCATCAACCTGGCCCTCGCCCGGCTGAGCAACTTCCGGCCGATGCGCGCCTTCAACCTCTACAACCTGCGCCATGGTCCGCTGTTGAGCGCCGGCATAGGCTTCACCATGTTCTTCTCAATCACAGGCCTGCTGGCCACGGGATTCGCCGTGACCGGCTTGGTCCTCAACGGGCAGCCCCAACTGGTTGATTCAATCGTCTCGAGCGTGGCCACGGCGGCCCCGGGACTCCTGAAAACCAGCGGAGGCAACGGCCTGGTGGACCCGCATGATCTCCTGAATCCCACGGGCCTCGGCTGGACGGCTGCCATCGCCGCCGTCGTCACGGTATTTACCGCGCTCGGCTGGATCGCGGGGATCCGGGAGGGTCTTCGCGGAGTCTCCGGGCTGGAGCCCGTGCAAGAGAACCCACTGCTCATGAAAGCCCGCGACGCCGGTACCCTCCTGCTGCTCGGCGCAGCCTTGGTGGTCAGCGCCGGTGTTTCGCTGGTGTTCGGGACAGCGGCCGGATGGATCATCGAACGGCTCGGGTTGTCCGACGCCGTGGCCGGCCCCGTCACCTGGCTCGTTCGCACTGCCGTTCCACTGGTCCTCAACTGGGCGACGGCGGTCATCATGTTCCGCTTTGCAGGCCGCCTGAAACTTCGCCGCCAAGCGTTCCTGGAAGGAACAGTGCTGGCCGGTATCGGGACCACCATCCTCCAGATCTTCAGCACGGAGTTGCTGGCGAATGCCGGACGGAATCCCATCCTGGCCTCATTCGCCATCATCATCGGGCTTCTCGTCTGGTTCAACCTGGTCAGCCAGGTCTATTTGATCTCCGCGGCTTGGGCGGCCATCAGGGAAGCGGACACGGGCGCCCACGAGCATCCCAAGCCGGCCCTCGGATCACGGCACCCTTCGCCCCATTCTTTCCCGGCGAAAGCATTCCCTGAGAAAGCCAAGTAA
- a CDS encoding ABC transporter permease, with the protein MSVLTGGHSATDAARERTFGPLYSRNALAVVSRGLMAAKSSTWLILVSGFFEPVLYLISMGVGLGPIVGTVAGPGGQEISYAAYIAPALLAVSAMNGAVYDSTWNVFFKMNFAKLYQGMLYTSLGPLDVAIGEIFLALLRGLLYATGFTAVMAVMGLITTPWAILVIPASVLIAFGFASFGMGITSFMKTFQQMDWINFFMLPMFLFSATFYPLSVYPQYIQWLIQAMPLWHGVELLRQISIGSFSPATAVHIAYYLVMIALGITLTTGRLRKLFLK; encoded by the coding sequence ATGAGCGTTCTTACCGGAGGCCATAGCGCCACTGACGCTGCCCGTGAACGTACCTTCGGCCCGCTGTACTCCCGCAACGCGCTTGCTGTTGTATCCCGGGGCCTCATGGCAGCGAAAAGCAGCACCTGGTTGATCCTTGTATCCGGGTTCTTCGAGCCGGTGCTGTACCTGATTTCCATGGGCGTGGGACTCGGCCCGATTGTGGGTACCGTGGCGGGACCGGGCGGCCAGGAAATCAGTTATGCGGCCTACATCGCGCCCGCGCTCCTGGCCGTGTCCGCCATGAACGGCGCCGTCTATGACTCCACCTGGAACGTCTTCTTCAAGATGAACTTCGCCAAGCTGTACCAGGGAATGCTCTACACCTCCCTTGGACCATTGGACGTAGCCATCGGGGAGATCTTCCTGGCCCTGCTGCGCGGACTCCTGTATGCCACGGGGTTCACGGCCGTCATGGCAGTCATGGGACTCATCACCACGCCATGGGCCATCCTTGTCATCCCGGCCTCAGTACTGATCGCTTTTGGCTTTGCGAGTTTCGGCATGGGCATCACCAGCTTCATGAAGACTTTCCAACAGATGGACTGGATCAACTTCTTCATGCTGCCCATGTTCCTTTTCAGCGCCACCTTCTACCCGCTGAGCGTCTATCCGCAATACATCCAGTGGCTCATCCAAGCGATGCCGTTGTGGCACGGCGTGGAACTCCTGCGGCAGATCAGCATTGGTTCCTTCAGCCCGGCCACGGCAGTCCATATCGCCTACTACCTCGTGATGATCGCCCTCGGCATCACGCTCACTACCGGAAGGTTGCGCAAGCTCTTCCTGAAATAG
- the trpS gene encoding tryptophan--tRNA ligase, translated as MTSSTTTEPAAAAAKATSTKLAAGAKHRVLSGMQPSADSLHLGNYLGALVNWVRMQDEYDAIFFIPDLHAITVPQDPAELARRTRVTAAQYIAGGVDVDKCTLFVQSQVPEHAQLAWVLGCITGFGEASRMIQFKDKSLQHGSDHASVGLFTYPILQAADILLYQPHGVPVGEDQRQHIELSRDLAQRFNSRYGETFQVPQAFIQKETAKIYDLQNPTAKMSKSAESPAGLINLLDDPKITAKRIKSAVTDTETEIRFDREAKPGVSNLLSIYSSISGQPVEKIVADYEGKMYGHLKVDLAELVAAHLGPIRDRANELLADPAELDRLLAQGADKAREIASATLADVYAKVGFLPYGGAQGIR; from the coding sequence ATGACCAGTTCCACCACGACAGAACCCGCTGCAGCTGCAGCCAAGGCAACATCCACCAAACTGGCCGCCGGGGCAAAGCACCGCGTGCTGTCCGGCATGCAGCCCTCCGCTGACTCCCTCCACCTGGGCAACTACCTCGGTGCCTTGGTCAACTGGGTCCGCATGCAGGACGAGTATGACGCCATCTTCTTCATCCCGGATCTGCATGCCATTACGGTGCCGCAGGATCCCGCTGAGCTGGCCCGCCGGACACGTGTCACCGCTGCGCAGTACATCGCCGGCGGCGTAGACGTGGACAAGTGCACCCTGTTCGTCCAGTCCCAGGTTCCTGAGCACGCCCAGCTGGCGTGGGTCCTGGGCTGCATCACCGGCTTCGGCGAGGCCTCGCGCATGATCCAGTTCAAGGACAAGTCGCTGCAGCACGGTTCCGACCACGCGAGCGTCGGGCTCTTCACGTACCCGATCCTGCAGGCCGCCGACATCCTGCTGTACCAGCCACACGGGGTACCCGTAGGCGAAGACCAGCGGCAGCACATTGAACTCAGCCGCGACCTCGCCCAGCGTTTCAACAGCCGCTACGGCGAGACGTTCCAGGTGCCGCAGGCCTTCATCCAGAAGGAAACGGCCAAGATCTACGATCTCCAGAACCCCACGGCCAAGATGTCCAAGTCCGCGGAGTCGCCGGCCGGCCTGATCAACCTGCTGGATGACCCGAAGATCACGGCCAAACGCATTAAGTCGGCAGTCACGGACACCGAGACGGAAATCCGTTTCGACCGTGAGGCAAAGCCCGGGGTGTCCAACCTGCTGAGCATCTACTCGTCCATCAGCGGCCAGCCCGTGGAGAAGATCGTAGCGGACTACGAAGGCAAGATGTACGGCCACCTGAAGGTCGACCTCGCTGAACTCGTTGCAGCCCATCTCGGCCCGATCCGCGACCGCGCCAACGAGTTGCTGGCCGATCCGGCCGAGCTCGACCGGCTCCTCGCCCAAGGGGCGGACAAAGCCCGCGAGATCGCCTCGGCCACTCTGGCCGACGTCTACGCCAAGGTGGGCTTCCTGCCTTACGGCGGAGCACAAGGAATCCGCTAA
- a CDS encoding exodeoxyribonuclease III gives MSSALKKDFLRIATVNVNGIRAAYKKGMAEWLEPRDVDILCLQEVRAPDEVVQQLIGEGWYILHAEAEAKGRAGVAIASRQEPVATRVGIGDDYFATTGRWVEADYVVRDGGGKDATLTVVSAYVHSGEVDTPKQVDKYRFLDVMTTRLPELAKHSEHALVVGDLNVGHTELDIKNWKGNTKRAGFLPEERAYFDRFFGDEIGWRDVHRGLAGNVDGPYTWWSQRGKAFDTDTGWRIDYHMATPGLAAAALSAVVDRAPSWDTRFSDHAPLVVDYQL, from the coding sequence GTGAGCTCGGCATTGAAGAAGGACTTCCTTCGCATCGCAACGGTCAACGTCAACGGCATTCGCGCCGCCTACAAGAAGGGCATGGCGGAGTGGCTGGAACCGCGCGACGTCGACATCCTGTGTCTGCAGGAAGTCCGCGCGCCCGATGAGGTGGTTCAGCAACTCATCGGCGAAGGCTGGTACATTCTGCACGCCGAAGCCGAGGCAAAGGGACGCGCCGGCGTTGCGATTGCCTCCCGGCAGGAACCCGTTGCCACCCGCGTGGGTATCGGCGACGACTACTTCGCCACCACTGGGCGCTGGGTCGAGGCAGATTACGTCGTTCGGGACGGCGGCGGCAAGGACGCTACCCTGACGGTCGTCAGCGCTTACGTGCACTCCGGCGAAGTGGACACGCCCAAGCAGGTGGACAAGTACCGCTTCCTGGACGTCATGACCACGAGGCTTCCGGAACTTGCCAAGCACAGTGAGCATGCCCTGGTAGTCGGCGACCTCAACGTGGGCCACACCGAGCTCGACATCAAGAATTGGAAGGGAAACACCAAGCGTGCCGGTTTCCTTCCTGAGGAGCGCGCGTACTTCGACCGCTTCTTCGGCGACGAGATCGGATGGAGGGATGTCCACAGGGGCCTGGCAGGAAATGTCGATGGCCCCTACACCTGGTGGTCCCAGCGCGGTAAGGCCTTTGACACTGACACAGGCTGGCGCATCGACTACCACATGGCCACTCCTGGACTCGCGGCAGCCGCACTTTCGGCCGTCGTTGACCGGGCGCCGTCGTGGGACACCCGTTTCTCCGACCACGCACCGCTGGTAGTCGACTACCAGCTCTAA